A stretch of Carnobacteriaceae bacterium zg-C25 DNA encodes these proteins:
- a CDS encoding DUF2877 domain-containing protein, which translates to MNNPYFKIYQTSDWVFPYHRYGNTGTVHSIFETSLNICVSNQLLHISSSQYLSSYGIAVSKENFNTLKASIRIGDIVVLKAHKIVIYTRRNTFVLDGENSEIVCLCSHEVSVNQLERKELLLMVNHVLKRQTIGIENSDRFETVQKILCTPPIQKQQFEDVLNFLIGRGIGLTPSGDDILLGYHFGIYILTGVNQLTGNMHTHFLNTTIISRCYLEAMVNHRVASPVFELNCAIKVKEKEKIQKALDSVSQIGHTSGVDFLFGFAMAITFVINKFGGIHDET; encoded by the coding sequence GTGAATAATCCATATTTTAAAATTTATCAAACAAGTGACTGGGTATTTCCGTATCATCGATACGGAAATACCGGAACAGTCCATAGTATCTTCGAAACATCACTAAATATTTGTGTTTCTAATCAACTACTACATATTTCTTCGAGTCAATATTTATCAAGTTACGGCATAGCCGTGTCAAAAGAAAATTTTAATACATTAAAAGCGAGTATACGCATAGGCGATATTGTAGTCTTGAAAGCGCATAAAATTGTAATTTATACCCGTCGAAATACATTTGTTTTAGATGGGGAAAATAGTGAAATTGTCTGTTTGTGTAGTCACGAGGTGTCTGTTAACCAATTGGAACGTAAAGAGCTGTTGCTGATGGTGAATCATGTTCTCAAAAGACAAACTATAGGTATTGAAAATAGCGACAGATTTGAAACGGTACAAAAAATTTTATGTACACCACCTATACAAAAACAGCAATTTGAAGATGTTTTGAATTTTTTAATTGGTCGTGGGATAGGTTTAACACCCAGTGGAGATGACATCCTATTAGGTTATCATTTTGGTATTTATATTTTAACGGGTGTCAATCAATTAACAGGCAATATGCACACACATTTTTTAAACACGACAATCATTAGTCGCTGTTATTTAGAAGCGATGGTAAATCACCGTGTTGCTTCGCCAGTTTTTGAATTAAACTGTGCGATTAAAGTAAAAGAAAAAGAAAAAATACAAAAGGCGTTGGATAGTGTTTCACAAATAGGACATACTTCGGGAGTTGATTTTTTATTCGGATTCGCTATGGCAATTACTTTTGTTATCAATAAATTTGGAGGAATACACGATGAAACATAA
- the arcC gene encoding carbamate kinase, producing MTQKILVALGGNAILTDDPTANGQMEALEKTAKQLTRLVESGYQLIISHGNGPQVGNLLLQQAAAHSPKNPALPLDTCVAMTQGSIGYWLQNRMQDILNQKGIDKKVATVLTQVEVSADDPAFVKLTKPIGPFLTQEDAARLHEETGDQFIEDSGRGYRKVVASPKPVNIVESDVIQLLVDNEIITIACGGGGIPLVRKDGQLKGVEAVIDKDFASAKLAEILRVDKLIILTGVDNVYVNFNQPNQEKLERVTISQLEQYIDEKQFAEGSMLPKVKAAIDFVTNYPEGEAVITSLENIESYLSNGTGTRVVR from the coding sequence ATGACACAAAAAATATTAGTGGCATTAGGTGGAAATGCTATATTAACAGATGATCCAACAGCGAATGGTCAAATGGAGGCGTTAGAAAAAACCGCCAAACAACTCACAAGATTAGTAGAATCTGGGTATCAATTAATTATTAGTCATGGAAATGGTCCGCAAGTTGGTAATTTGTTGTTGCAACAAGCAGCGGCTCATTCGCCAAAAAATCCGGCATTGCCATTAGATACTTGCGTTGCGATGACACAAGGGAGTATCGGTTATTGGTTACAAAATCGAATGCAAGATATTTTAAATCAAAAAGGTATTGATAAAAAAGTAGCCACTGTTTTAACGCAAGTGGAAGTTTCAGCGGATGACCCAGCGTTTGTAAAATTGACAAAACCAATTGGTCCGTTTTTGACACAAGAAGATGCAGCTCGATTACATGAAGAAACAGGTGATCAATTCATTGAAGATTCTGGTCGTGGGTATCGTAAAGTTGTTGCTTCACCAAAACCGGTTAATATTGTTGAAAGTGATGTTATTCAATTATTAGTAGATAATGAAATTATTACCATTGCTTGCGGTGGTGGAGGTATTCCACTTGTTCGTAAAGATGGTCAATTAAAAGGTGTGGAAGCAGTTATTGATAAAGATTTTGCTTCTGCAAAATTAGCGGAAATATTACGTGTAGATAAATTAATTATTTTGACAGGTGTAGATAACGTATATGTTAACTTTAATCAACCTAATCAAGAAAAGTTAGAGAGAGTAACGATTAGTCAATTAGAACAATATATTGACGAAAAACAATTTGCTGAAGGGTCTATGCTACCAAAAGTTAAGGCGGCTATTGATTTTGTAACAAATTATCCCGAAGGAGAAGCGGTTATTACGTCGTTAGAAAATATTGAAAGTTATTTGAGTAACGGTACAGGAACGCGTGTTGTTCGCTAA
- a CDS encoding Mini-ribonuclease 3, with translation MGQFDYLNGLTLAYVGDAIYEIYVRDYLVRNGITKPNHLHRASTQFVSAKAQAMIMQAMLDCDGLLSEQEIAIYKRGRNTKSATSAKNTDILTYRVATGFEALMGYLHLDKQINRLEELIAWSFAYIGDKNGKETTK, from the coding sequence ATGGGACAATTTGATTATTTAAACGGGCTAACTTTGGCGTATGTTGGAGATGCCATTTATGAAATTTATGTGCGGGATTACTTGGTGCGAAACGGGATTACAAAACCGAACCATTTGCATCGTGCTTCAACACAATTTGTATCGGCAAAAGCACAAGCAATGATTATGCAAGCGATGTTAGATTGTGACGGGTTGTTAAGCGAACAAGAAATCGCTATTTATAAGCGTGGGCGGAATACAAAAAGTGCAACGTCAGCAAAAAATACTGATATTTTAACGTATCGTGTTGCAACTGGGTTTGAAGCGTTGATGGGTTATTTACATTTAGATAAACAAATCAATCGTCTTGAAGAACTGATTGCATGGAGTTTTGCGTATATAGGAGACAAAAATGGAAAAGAAACAACAAAATAA
- the fdrA gene encoding acyl-CoA synthetase FdrA produces the protein MLVTEIIKNNYQDSINLMLLTQQVNTMDGVIKSQIMMGSDANKDILESGGLLSDEAKTATPNDLVIVIDTDNPEIKSAVLEVVDEFLSDLSVKENDSTSSKEVTSLQEALEQMPDANLALFSIPGEYGASEMEKALNKGLNVFSFTDNVPIEDEVRLKKLAHEKGLLMMGPDCGTGVISSVPLAFTNVITPGNIGIVGASGTGIQEVATIIDRLGCGVVHAIGTGGRDLSDKVGAITVKDAIVALEYHDETDVICVISKPAAKEVRDEVVALLQSVSKPVVAIFLGEKPEHHEGKVYLAHTLEETARIAVDLAKGVAVNSRYQQPLENTVNETLADDKVVIGLYSGGTLASEAGMLISEALDLGKLVKSEGYILRHNGYDVMDLGDDIYTQGRPHPMIDPEVRINKFKEYAAKANTGVILFDVVLGYGAHDDMAGALLPSIKDIIAQNPNVHFIATVVGTKHDPQNYETTIQRLKEAGVLVESSNEKAVRLALKFKGVDYEADAKSVVSYSGKQVTLTPPSQAVKALLHQKPKVINIGLKSFNEPIIKYEGESVQYNWRPIAGGNKKMISILNYLEQFSEEIDAENATVVQRMKEVQPFLVDVVKAKTVIPELNDPQQKTLLHAGPPITWETMTGPMQGSCLGAALFEKWAETEEEARELFESGAVRFIPCHHVNAVGPMGGITSGDMAVLVVENKADKTRAYCTMNEGIGKVLRFGAYSPEVVTRLEWMRDILGPTIASALKVYGEGINLNVLIAKAITMGDEFHQRNIAASLNFVKEIVPAITQLDIDSKVKYDVIKFLSDTDQFFLNIMMATGKVIVDVARKDAKGTVVTTMTRNGVDFGVRIAETNDAWYTAPVNTPRGLYFTGFSEEDGNPDIGDSAITETVGVGAMAMIAAPGVTRFVGAGGFQEAIATSQEMARICVTRNSNWSIPNWNFEGSVLGIDIRKVVETGITPIINTGIAHKQPGLGQVGAGTVLAPLGCFEKALEAYAISKGYPGE, from the coding sequence ATGTTAGTAACTGAAATTATCAAAAATAATTATCAAGACTCGATCAACTTGATGTTATTAACTCAACAAGTTAATACAATGGACGGTGTGATCAAAAGTCAGATTATGATGGGTTCTGATGCTAATAAAGATATTTTAGAAAGCGGAGGATTACTTTCTGACGAAGCGAAAACAGCTACGCCAAATGACTTGGTTATCGTTATTGATACAGATAACCCTGAAATTAAGTCAGCTGTTTTAGAAGTGGTTGATGAATTTTTATCTGATTTATCAGTAAAAGAAAATGACTCAACAAGTTCTAAAGAAGTAACAAGTTTACAAGAAGCATTAGAACAAATGCCAGATGCTAATTTAGCGTTATTTAGTATTCCTGGTGAATATGGTGCGTCAGAAATGGAAAAAGCATTAAATAAAGGTTTAAATGTTTTCTCATTTACTGACAATGTACCGATTGAAGATGAAGTGCGCTTGAAAAAACTAGCACACGAAAAAGGGTTATTAATGATGGGTCCTGACTGTGGGACAGGTGTTATTTCTAGTGTGCCACTTGCTTTTACGAACGTTATTACACCAGGAAATATTGGTATTGTCGGTGCGTCCGGTACAGGTATTCAAGAAGTTGCAACAATTATTGACCGTTTAGGTTGTGGTGTTGTACACGCAATCGGAACAGGTGGACGTGACTTATCTGATAAAGTAGGTGCAATTACAGTTAAAGATGCGATTGTAGCATTAGAATATCACGATGAAACAGATGTGATTTGTGTTATTTCAAAACCTGCTGCAAAAGAAGTGCGTGATGAAGTTGTTGCGTTATTACAAAGTGTTTCAAAACCAGTTGTTGCTATTTTCTTGGGCGAAAAACCGGAACATCACGAAGGTAAAGTTTACTTAGCACATACTTTAGAAGAAACAGCACGTATTGCTGTTGATTTAGCAAAAGGAGTTGCTGTAAACAGCCGTTACCAACAACCGCTAGAAAACACTGTTAATGAAACGTTGGCAGACGATAAAGTTGTTATCGGTTTATATTCTGGTGGAACGTTAGCATCTGAAGCGGGTATGCTTATTTCTGAAGCACTTGATTTAGGCAAGCTTGTCAAATCTGAAGGTTATATATTACGTCATAACGGTTACGACGTAATGGATTTAGGTGATGATATTTATACACAAGGTCGTCCACACCCAATGATTGACCCAGAAGTACGTATAAATAAATTTAAAGAGTATGCGGCTAAAGCAAATACAGGGGTTATCTTATTTGACGTTGTATTAGGTTACGGTGCACATGATGATATGGCAGGTGCGTTATTGCCATCCATTAAAGATATCATTGCACAAAATCCTAACGTACACTTTATTGCTACTGTTGTCGGAACAAAACACGATCCACAAAATTACGAAACAACTATTCAACGCTTAAAAGAAGCAGGTGTTTTAGTAGAATCAAGTAATGAAAAAGCCGTACGTTTAGCATTGAAATTTAAAGGTGTTGACTATGAAGCAGACGCTAAAAGTGTTGTGTCTTATTCAGGTAAACAAGTAACACTAACACCACCATCACAAGCGGTTAAAGCGTTATTACATCAAAAACCTAAAGTAATTAATATTGGTCTAAAAAGCTTCAATGAACCAATCATTAAATACGAAGGGGAATCTGTTCAATACAACTGGAGACCAATTGCTGGTGGTAATAAAAAAATGATTAGCATTTTAAATTACTTAGAGCAATTTAGTGAAGAAATCGATGCAGAAAATGCAACAGTTGTTCAACGCATGAAAGAAGTACAGCCGTTCTTGGTAGATGTGGTGAAAGCTAAAACAGTTATTCCAGAGTTAAATGATCCACAACAAAAAACGTTACTACACGCTGGGCCACCAATCACTTGGGAAACAATGACTGGTCCAATGCAAGGGTCATGTTTAGGTGCTGCATTATTTGAAAAATGGGCAGAAACAGAAGAAGAAGCACGTGAATTGTTTGAAAGTGGTGCAGTTCGTTTCATCCCATGTCATCATGTGAATGCTGTTGGTCCAATGGGTGGGATCACGTCTGGAGATATGGCGGTTCTTGTTGTTGAAAATAAAGCGGATAAAACGCGGGCTTACTGTACAATGAATGAAGGTATTGGTAAGGTATTACGTTTCGGAGCATACTCTCCTGAAGTTGTAACACGATTAGAGTGGATGAGAGATATTCTTGGTCCAACAATTGCCAGTGCATTGAAAGTATATGGTGAGGGTATTAACTTAAACGTGTTAATAGCAAAAGCAATTACTATGGGTGATGAGTTCCACCAACGTAATATCGCAGCATCATTAAACTTTGTGAAAGAAATTGTTCCAGCAATTACACAATTAGATATTGATTCAAAAGTTAAATACGATGTTATTAAATTTTTGTCAGATACAGATCAATTTTTCTTAAATATCATGATGGCAACAGGAAAAGTTATCGTAGATGTAGCACGAAAAGATGCAAAAGGAACAGTTGTAACAACAATGACACGTAATGGTGTTGACTTTGGTGTACGTATTGCGGAAACAAATGATGCGTGGTACACAGCGCCGGTAAATACACCGCGTGGCTTATACTTCACTGGCTTTAGTGAGGAAGATGGAAACCCAGATATTGGTGATAGTGCTATTACAGAAACTGTAGGTGTTGGTGCGATGGCAATGATTGCCGCACCGGGTGTAACACGCTTTGTTGGTGCTGGTGGTTTCCAAGAAGCGATTGCGACTTCTCAAGAAATGGCACGTATTTGTGTGACACGTAATTCAAATTGGTCTATTCCAAACTGGAATTTTGAAGGTAGTGTATTAGGTATTGATATTCGAAAAGTTGTTGAAACAGGTATTACACCAATTATCAATACAGGTATCGCGCATAAACAACCTGGGCTAGGTCAAGTGGGTGCCGGAACAGTATTAGCTCCGTTAGGCTGTTTTGAAAAAGCGTTAGAAGCCTATGCAATTTCAAAAGGATATCCTGGTGAATAA
- a CDS encoding MFS transporter, translated as MKHKVEKVNQSYWIRLVVLFFLGWILMYATRTVFNPVMGEVGKQFGLSKTDLGLANSIFFLTYAFAQIPFGILGDKYGRKLVITVGFFGLALTTFLSGLAQTFTMFLWIRALAGIAQGAYYGPQYAMSSEAIPKNKVTLGNALINSGMAFGTSGGFLLSSSIVLEGGAHWSQPFYMVAVPTAIVGVLFYTLLKERVTYNDVPVVPVEETTQEIQEKVTLKQIFGNKNLVAVFVVCFVSIYANFVILTWLPSFLIQERGFSGNSVGFIASLVPWASIPGALLFATMKDKIGSTKKMMLFLMPLALLSVFLIANVTDQTLLIAVLVLYGLTGKLALDPILISYVNAYAPKGSLSTTLSAYNFIGMSGSILAPYVTGYLADSVGSMQVGFYLAAVLLGIGLVFFMVIAKDTKKS; from the coding sequence ATGAAACATAAAGTTGAAAAAGTCAATCAAAGTTATTGGATTCGATTGGTCGTATTGTTTTTCCTAGGTTGGATTTTAATGTACGCCACACGAACCGTATTTAATCCCGTAATGGGTGAAGTTGGTAAACAATTCGGTTTATCTAAAACAGATTTAGGGTTAGCCAATAGTATATTTTTCTTAACGTACGCTTTTGCACAAATTCCATTTGGAATTTTGGGTGATAAATATGGGCGTAAATTAGTTATTACAGTAGGATTTTTCGGATTAGCGCTTACAACATTTTTAAGTGGGTTAGCTCAAACCTTTACAATGTTTTTATGGATTCGCGCATTAGCCGGTATCGCACAAGGTGCATACTACGGTCCGCAATATGCCATGTCTAGTGAAGCTATTCCAAAAAATAAAGTCACATTAGGTAATGCTTTAATCAATAGTGGTATGGCATTCGGTACATCTGGTGGATTTTTACTTTCTAGTTCGATTGTGTTAGAAGGTGGTGCGCATTGGAGTCAACCGTTTTACATGGTAGCTGTACCAACCGCGATTGTCGGTGTGCTATTTTACACTTTATTAAAAGAACGCGTTACATATAACGATGTGCCTGTAGTACCAGTTGAAGAAACAACTCAAGAAATACAAGAAAAAGTAACGTTAAAACAAATTTTTGGTAATAAAAATTTAGTAGCCGTATTTGTTGTTTGTTTTGTAAGTATTTATGCAAACTTTGTTATCTTAACATGGTTACCATCATTTTTAATTCAAGAACGTGGATTTAGTGGAAATAGTGTAGGATTTATCGCTTCTCTAGTGCCATGGGCATCTATTCCAGGTGCATTATTATTTGCCACAATGAAAGATAAAATTGGTAGCACGAAAAAAATGATGCTATTTTTAATGCCACTAGCATTATTATCCGTCTTCTTAATTGCAAATGTAACCGATCAAACATTATTAATTGCGGTATTAGTGTTATACGGATTGACTGGTAAATTGGCGTTAGACCCAATTTTGATTTCTTATGTAAATGCATATGCACCAAAAGGTAGTTTATCTACTACATTAAGTGCGTATAACTTTATCGGAATGTCTGGTTCAATTTTAGCGCCATACGTTACAGGATATTTAGCAGATAGTGTAGGTTCAATGCAAGTTGGTTTCTATCTAGCAGCCGTATTGTTAGGTATTGGATTAGTGTTCTTCATGGTTATTGCAAAAGATACTAAAAAAAGCTGA
- a CDS encoding dicarboxylate/amino acid:cation symporter yields the protein MSDKYFIRKILIAILCGVIIGVIFKESASVLDVFGKTFLRAMQMGIPLLVLGQVVQALGTLDRKDLSAMGIKTIVIFGLSSLIAAYWGILFATVLQAGAGITVPQVSDSTIQAQTINLTETIVSFIPQNIMESLANGTIIQIIIFAIFMGIALNMYVSKQKDNIVLPLLIECNDIIMNLIGLVMKFAPIGIFAMIAVSVGRLGVDILLPMIKYLLVFGVATVTFLGAWVLVVSLYCKKSIKSIVLGMKTMSVVALATTSSAVTLPIAMEDTYNKLGVRKRVVDLVLPMGVSLNSNGSAMHMAITVVTIGQLYGIPFDITKLLYIGILATFISLANAVVPGAGLVSLAIIVPQLGLPIESVALFAGVEWFVGMLRTITNVNSDVFSAVVVDRMTARDVA from the coding sequence ATGAGCGATAAATACTTTATCAGAAAAATTCTTATAGCCATATTATGTGGTGTAATTATCGGAGTCATTTTTAAAGAATCCGCTTCTGTATTAGACGTTTTTGGAAAAACATTTTTAAGAGCAATGCAAATGGGTATTCCATTGTTGGTGTTAGGTCAAGTTGTACAAGCTTTAGGAACTCTAGATAGAAAAGATCTTTCTGCAATGGGAATTAAAACAATTGTCATTTTTGGATTGTCGTCACTCATTGCTGCTTACTGGGGTATTTTATTTGCGACAGTTCTTCAAGCTGGCGCAGGTATCACCGTACCACAAGTTAGTGATAGTACCATTCAAGCTCAAACCATCAATTTAACTGAAACAATAGTGTCCTTTATACCACAAAATATAATGGAGTCATTAGCCAACGGAACCATTATTCAAATTATTATATTTGCCATTTTTATGGGTATAGCGCTAAACATGTATGTATCCAAACAAAAAGATAATATTGTTTTGCCGTTGTTGATTGAATGTAACGACATTATTATGAATTTAATTGGTCTAGTCATGAAATTTGCGCCAATCGGTATATTTGCAATGATTGCCGTATCTGTTGGTCGACTAGGTGTAGATATTCTATTACCAATGATTAAATATTTACTTGTATTTGGTGTTGCAACCGTAACGTTTTTAGGTGCGTGGGTACTCGTTGTATCGCTATATTGTAAAAAATCAATTAAATCTATTGTTTTGGGTATGAAAACAATGTCGGTTGTAGCGTTAGCTACCACATCATCAGCGGTTACATTACCGATTGCTATGGAAGATACATACAATAAGTTAGGTGTTAGAAAACGTGTTGTTGACTTAGTTTTACCTATGGGTGTGTCCTTAAATAGTAACGGTTCAGCGATGCATATGGCAATAACCGTTGTGACAATTGGTCAATTATACGGTATACCATTTGATATTACAAAATTGTTGTATATCGGTATTTTAGCAACATTTATTTCGCTAGCAAATGCTGTTGTGCCTGGTGCGGGACTTGTATCTTTAGCGATTATTGTACCGCAATTAGGATTGCCGATAGAAAGCGTGGCATTGTTTGCTGGTGTTGAATGGTTTGTTGGTATGTTAAGAACGATTACAAATGTTAATTCAGATGTATTCTCAGCGGTTGTTGTAGACCGCATGACAGCTCGTGATGTGGCGTAA
- a CDS encoding sigma-70 family RNA polymerase sigma factor, with amino-acid sequence MSLLSEKEMIMRYKLGDEDCLEMLIQRYMPYFQSSIKRYRIKGYDVDDMLQECRLVMLCTIQKFDETYNVCFFTYLNRLLHNHFCRLLRNTTTQKRCGEKQCVSYDAFEMDNYVGKGYSQSLNPLDVLLVREQFDCAYDTLTKKEKEAIYQKYYVNKEKKGRNHHLYRGKKKIKDAIRCL; translated from the coding sequence TTGTCGTTGTTATCAGAAAAAGAAATGATTATGCGATATAAATTAGGGGATGAAGATTGTCTTGAAATGCTGATTCAACGTTATATGCCGTATTTTCAGTCCAGTATAAAACGGTATCGTATAAAAGGGTATGACGTTGATGATATGCTTCAAGAGTGCCGTCTAGTCATGCTATGTACGATTCAAAAATTTGATGAAACTTATAATGTTTGCTTTTTTACGTATTTAAATCGGCTATTACACAATCATTTCTGTCGATTGTTACGGAATACAACAACCCAAAAACGATGTGGTGAAAAGCAATGCGTTTCATATGATGCTTTTGAAATGGATAACTATGTAGGAAAAGGATATTCTCAATCATTAAATCCGCTAGACGTATTATTAGTTCGCGAACAATTTGATTGTGCGTACGATACATTAACAAAAAAAGAAAAAGAAGCAATTTATCAAAAATATTATGTCAACAAAGAGAAAAAAGGACGTAATCATCATTTGTATCGGGGTAAAAAGAAAATAAAAGACGCCATACGTTGCCTATGA
- the rlmB gene encoding 23S rRNA (guanosine(2251)-2'-O)-methyltransferase RlmB, with protein sequence MEKKQQNKRGHYKNRKVVTKKEPFVQKVEEDAVDNDFVMGRVPVIELLKGNRDVNKLFIQSELSGEKINEILTLAKKKGIQVQSVPKTKLDTLSNHAVHQGVIATVAAHAYAQLEDIFEKAQQKGEEPFILILDGIEDPHNLGSIMRTADAVGAHGIIIPKRRAVSLTSVVAKTSTGAIEHVSVVRVTNLTQTIEELKKRGVWVFATDMQGTTYTQWNVKGALALVIGNEGKGVSRLVKESCDELLTIPMVGHVQSLNASVAAGILMYEVFRGRQL encoded by the coding sequence ATGGAAAAGAAACAACAAAATAAGCGTGGACATTACAAAAATAGAAAAGTAGTCACAAAAAAAGAGCCGTTTGTACAAAAAGTAGAAGAGGACGCCGTTGATAATGATTTTGTTATGGGACGTGTTCCTGTCATTGAGTTATTAAAGGGAAATCGTGATGTTAATAAACTTTTTATACAAAGTGAATTGTCTGGTGAAAAAATCAATGAGATACTGACATTAGCTAAAAAGAAAGGGATACAAGTTCAGTCTGTACCAAAAACAAAATTAGATACATTGTCTAATCATGCAGTTCATCAAGGTGTTATTGCAACCGTTGCGGCGCACGCCTATGCTCAATTGGAAGATATTTTCGAAAAAGCACAGCAAAAAGGCGAAGAACCGTTCATACTGATATTAGATGGAATTGAAGATCCGCATAATTTAGGGTCTATTATGCGAACAGCCGATGCGGTTGGAGCGCATGGTATTATCATTCCAAAAAGACGCGCGGTCAGTTTGACGTCAGTTGTGGCAAAAACATCAACAGGTGCCATTGAACACGTGAGTGTTGTACGCGTCACGAATTTAACGCAAACGATTGAAGAGTTAAAAAAACGTGGTGTTTGGGTATTTGCGACAGATATGCAAGGGACAACATATACGCAATGGAACGTAAAAGGGGCGCTGGCGCTTGTCATTGGCAATGAAGGCAAAGGTGTATCACGTTTAGTTAAAGAAAGTTGTGATGAACTATTAACCATTCCAATGGTTGGGCATGTTCAAAGTTTAAATGCCAGTGTAGCTGCGGGTATTTTAATGTATGAAGTTTTTCGTGGTAGACAACTGTAA
- a CDS encoding PucR family transcriptional regulator: protein MKIVDLLKLKLLEHAKVLAGEHKLDNIIESVMIIEAIDIERWAVKNQVLITSYAAFQHQNEAALLLFFDKIAAIGISGIIFKIERLVDEVPQYFIDLCETKEIPLIQIPGTLGYESIILSIHEPILNYESFLLRQYYDANKQFSPFIDSRFSYEDLAQQFVNFTNQHISLSLEDKLFTSSQFEKPLSSRYSEQIVDNGFAKHTYRIRSYNTAPDTTANHHYVYIHNHSDFRQYTLTIQLDSDTIDSSLVLAIEKFLDILVQKIDADYYKKNELFLHRNKTISTILFGMHDDTYDLKLLLEDINLFHHPYYQILLINLPRHIDVLKLDTLKKAFSKSDILFVYYESKNTLIFLFNVHKPNQKISKTLLQKLLPKIDNVHYYLSTVGTYQEIRTLLTNTLRLKEFNDSFFTSYIIDEDDLGVFNFLIRLPKDDYNAAIPNNLKQLFDNHYELFCTLHTFIKNNLNFAATANEMYLHHKTVRYRMGKIEQLLNLDLNNPIQLTNYIIGCVLLHLVNDRKEKANPKAEPHKLALYE from the coding sequence ATGAAAATTGTTGATTTACTCAAATTAAAATTACTAGAACACGCCAAAGTGCTTGCTGGAGAACATAAATTAGATAATATTATTGAATCCGTTATGATTATTGAAGCAATTGATATTGAACGTTGGGCAGTTAAAAACCAAGTTTTAATTACCTCTTACGCTGCTTTTCAACACCAAAATGAAGCGGCACTTCTTTTGTTTTTTGACAAAATTGCCGCAATTGGTATTAGCGGTATTATTTTTAAAATTGAACGTTTAGTTGATGAAGTTCCTCAATATTTCATTGATTTGTGCGAAACAAAAGAAATCCCTTTAATTCAAATTCCTGGAACACTAGGGTATGAATCGATTATTTTATCTATCCATGAACCAATATTAAATTATGAATCGTTTTTATTACGTCAATATTATGATGCAAATAAACAATTTTCTCCGTTTATCGATTCACGCTTTTCATATGAAGATCTTGCCCAGCAATTTGTCAATTTTACGAATCAACACATTTCACTCTCATTAGAAGATAAACTATTTACATCTAGTCAATTTGAAAAACCACTTAGTTCAAGATACTCCGAACAAATTGTGGATAATGGTTTTGCAAAACACACTTACCGGATACGTTCCTATAACACTGCGCCAGACACCACCGCAAACCATCATTACGTATACATTCACAACCATTCAGATTTCAGACAATACACTTTAACAATTCAATTGGATAGCGACACAATTGATAGTTCTCTCGTTCTAGCGATAGAAAAATTTTTAGATATTTTAGTTCAAAAAATTGACGCAGATTATTACAAAAAAAATGAACTGTTTTTACATCGTAACAAAACCATTTCTACGATTTTATTTGGCATGCATGATGATACGTACGATTTAAAACTTTTATTGGAAGACATCAATCTATTTCATCATCCGTACTATCAAATTTTATTGATTAACTTACCTAGACATATAGACGTATTAAAATTAGATACTTTAAAAAAAGCTTTTTCAAAAAGTGATATTTTATTTGTTTATTACGAGAGTAAAAATACACTTATTTTTCTATTTAACGTACATAAACCAAATCAAAAAATATCAAAAACTTTATTACAAAAACTGTTACCAAAAATCGATAATGTTCATTATTATTTAAGTACGGTAGGCACATACCAAGAAATTCGTACATTATTAACAAATACATTACGTTTAAAAGAATTTAACGATTCATTTTTCACAAGCTACATCATTGATGAAGATGATTTAGGTGTATTCAACTTTTTAATTCGTTTACCTAAAGATGATTACAATGCCGCTATTCCAAATAATCTCAAGCAGTTATTCGATAATCATTACGAACTATTTTGTACATTGCACACATTTATAAAAAATAATCTCAATTTTGCCGCAACAGCCAATGAAATGTATTTACACCACAAGACCGTCCGTTATCGTATGGGTAAAATCGAACAATTACTCAACTTAGATTTAAATAACCCTATTCAATTGACGAATTACATTATCGGCTGTGTTTTACTGCATTTAGTGAATGATCGAAAAGAAAAAGCCAACCCAAAAGCGGAGCCACATAAATTGGCGCTGTACGAATAA